From Chloroflexota bacterium, one genomic window encodes:
- a CDS encoding peptidylprolyl isomerase — MGLPGTPFFVINDNPYNGPLDSASVEATLNLHTLPERQYTECPPAVIDPLKAYTATIETERGDIVIELFPDVAPQTVNSFVFLAQEGWFDDAPFHRVLPGFMAQGGDPTGTGMGGPGYAFANEISDDLSFDRAGLVAMANSGPDTNGSQFFITYGAAEHLNGGYTIFGEVLEGMDVLESLTPRDPSQGGELPEGDKIITIMIDEN; from the coding sequence ATGGGCTTGCCCGGCACGCCATTTTTTGTGATCAATGACAATCCGTATAATGGCCCGCTCGATTCTGCCAGTGTTGAGGCTACGCTCAACCTGCACACTCTGCCTGAGAGACAATACACCGAATGTCCACCGGCGGTGATTGATCCGCTTAAGGCCTACACCGCCACCATAGAGACCGAACGCGGCGATATCGTAATCGAACTCTTCCCCGATGTGGCTCCGCAGACGGTGAACAGCTTCGTCTTTTTGGCGCAAGAAGGCTGGTTCGACGATGCTCCTTTCCACCGCGTGCTTCCCGGCTTCATGGCGCAAGGCGGCGACCCCACCGGAACCGGAATGGGCGGCCCTGGCTATGCCTTTGCCAACGAAATCAGTGATGACCTGAGTTTTGATCGCGCTGGCCTGGTGGCGATGGCAAATTCTGGCCCGGATACCAATGGCAGCCAGTTCTTCATCACCTACGGGGCAGCCGAACACCTCAACGGCGGCTACACTATCTTTGGCGAAGTGCTCGAAGGTATGGATGTGCTCGAAAGCCTAACCCCTCGTGATCCTTCACAGGGTGGCGAACTTCCTGAGGGTGACAAGATCATCACAATTATGATCGACGAAAACTAA
- a CDS encoding DedA family protein translates to MEIINFLIDFILHLDEHLSAIILQYGTWTYAILFLIIFMETGFVVTPFLPGDSLLFAAGSFAALGALNPITLVILLCIAAILGDTVNYWIGHYIGERAFSGNIRWLKKEYMDQTHEFYEKHGGKTIILARFVPIIRTFAPFVAGVGKMSYGKFISYNIIGGIIWVNLFIFMGFFFGNLPFVKKNFELVIFAIIFISFIPPVMEYFKARKAVKAKAEAKVVTD, encoded by the coding sequence ATGGAAATAATTAACTTTTTGATTGACTTTATACTGCATCTCGATGAGCATCTCAGCGCCATCATTTTGCAGTACGGAACCTGGACCTATGCGATCCTGTTTCTGATTATCTTCATGGAAACCGGCTTTGTGGTGACCCCCTTTTTGCCCGGCGATTCGCTGCTCTTTGCGGCGGGAAGTTTTGCCGCCCTCGGCGCGCTCAACCCGATTACTCTTGTGATCCTGTTGTGCATTGCCGCCATCCTGGGTGATACTGTAAATTACTGGATCGGTCACTATATCGGCGAGCGCGCCTTTAGTGGTAATATTCGCTGGCTGAAAAAAGAATATATGGATCAAACCCATGAATTCTACGAGAAGCACGGCGGCAAGACCATTATTCTGGCGCGTTTTGTGCCCATTATCCGCACCTTTGCGCCCTTCGTGGCTGGTGTTGGCAAGATGAGCTATGGCAAGTTCATCTCGTACAATATCATTGGCGGCATCATTTGGGTCAATCTGTTCATCTTTATGGGCTTTTTCTTTGGCAATTTGCCCTTTGTGAAGAAAAATTTTGAGTTGGTGATTTTCGCCATCATCTTTATATCGTTTATCCCCCCTGTGATGGAGTATTTCAAAGCCCGCAAAGCTGTCAAGGCGAAAGCCGAAGCCAAAGTTGTGACGGATTAG
- a CDS encoding anaerobic sulfatase maturase, which translates to MNISPPPVFHLMAKPRGAICNLDCAYCYFLSKEKLYPGSDFRMGDDVLEKYTRQFIESQRVPEVTFSWQGGEPTLMGLEFFERALHFQKKYARPGMKIHNALQTNGVTLNAEWCKFFGDNKFLIGLSLDGPRQIHDGYRKDKGGQPTFERVMCGLHLLQEHKVEFNTLTTIHALNVEYPLDVYHFLRDEVKSAFMQFIPIVERDNETGYQQGRKVTKRSVGGRQYGEFLTVIFDEWVRRDVDRVYVQIFDAALGAWLGHPGSLCIFAPICGTALALEHNGDVYACDHYVEPKFLLGNMVETDLSALVASPQLAKFGRDKLEKLPRYCQNCAVRFACHGGCPKNRILRTPGGEPGLNYLCEGYKHFFTHIDTPMKTMAALIRQGRHPAEVINLLKKG; encoded by the coding sequence ATGAATATTTCTCCGCCCCCCGTGTTTCATCTCATGGCAAAACCGCGTGGCGCAATTTGTAATCTGGATTGCGCCTATTGCTATTTTTTGTCGAAGGAAAAGTTGTATCCGGGAAGCGATTTTCGCATGGGGGATGACGTGCTGGAAAAATATACACGCCAGTTTATTGAGTCTCAACGCGTCCCTGAGGTGACATTTTCATGGCAGGGGGGGGAGCCAACGCTGATGGGCCTGGAATTCTTTGAGCGGGCGCTGCACTTTCAGAAGAAATATGCCCGGCCTGGGATGAAAATTCATAACGCACTGCAAACCAACGGGGTCACGCTCAACGCCGAGTGGTGCAAATTCTTCGGGGATAACAAGTTCCTCATCGGGTTGAGTCTCGATGGTCCGCGGCAAATCCACGACGGTTATCGTAAAGATAAGGGCGGACAACCCACCTTCGAGCGAGTCATGTGCGGCCTGCATCTTTTGCAGGAACACAAAGTCGAGTTCAACACCCTCACTACAATCCATGCCCTGAATGTCGAATATCCGCTGGATGTGTATCATTTTCTCAGAGATGAAGTTAAATCAGCGTTTATGCAGTTCATCCCCATTGTGGAGCGAGATAACGAAACCGGCTACCAACAAGGCCGCAAAGTGACGAAGCGTTCGGTGGGCGGGCGGCAATATGGCGAATTTTTGACGGTAATTTTCGACGAGTGGGTGCGCCGCGATGTGGATCGTGTGTATGTACAAATTTTTGATGCGGCGCTGGGGGCGTGGTTGGGGCATCCGGGAAGTCTGTGCATTTTTGCCCCGATATGCGGCACAGCCCTGGCGTTAGAGCACAACGGCGATGTGTATGCCTGTGACCATTATGTCGAGCCGAAGTTTTTGTTGGGGAATATGGTTGAAACCGATTTGTCAGCGTTGGTGGCTTCCCCGCAGCTGGCGAAATTTGGTCGTGATAAGTTGGAAAAATTACCGCGCTACTGCCAAAATTGCGCGGTGCGTTTTGCCTGTCATGGCGGCTGCCCCAAGAACCGCATTTTGCGTACGCCGGGTGGCGAACCGGGACTGAATTATCTGTGCGAAGGCTACAAGCACTTTTTCACACATATTGATACCCCCATGAAAACGATGGCCGCCCTCATCCGTCAAGGGCGGCATCCGGCAGAAGTGATTAATTTGCTGAAAAAGGGTTGA
- a CDS encoding ATP-binding cassette domain-containing protein — MSTILELTNISRQFGNGAVVQALSNINLCVGAGEWLAITGPSGAGKSTLLKILGCLDRPSEGQFLFEGVDTATLSDNQRAGLRSRRIGFVFQSFHLLPYRSVLENVMLAEVYRQQPREGRRARAMAALERVGLGHRVDFLPPKLSGGERQRVAIARALMGKPGLLLCDEPTGNLDSKSAASLLDLFDELNQQGLTLVVVTHDENVANRAARRVHIIDGKLNNMSLRAPAKQSPSSDIGDCSPVPDTTGASVGESVPPRNDTAPRASGITLKDLFSEAIAGMFARPGRMFLTILGVVIGLTALVATLGLSRTASNRIISQFDELAATQITVNAKSTVTGVDPRAMPWDAPARLERLNGVVAVGNMSEVDIGDALVSASPVKDPQAQTAFKMSVIAASPGLYPSVRAEMAAGRFPDLGHSQRADRVALLGPIAAQRLGIVGLEQLPAIAIGDHIYLVVGILQDVARQPDLLGAVILPEGTAQRDFGLAGPGMVVIETRIGAASLIARQIPLALRPDNTTVLKVEYPPEPARVRDSVQNDLNVMFLLLGGLSLIVGAIGIGNITLVSVIERTGEIGLRRAIGATRTHIAAQFLVETSAMGIVGGLLGASLGVFIVVGVSAIQVWTPVLDPSAPFATPIIGALIGLLSGAYPALRAANLEPAEAFRN; from the coding sequence ATGTCTACTATTCTAGAATTAACCAATATCAGCCGACAATTCGGCAACGGCGCAGTCGTGCAGGCGCTATCCAATATTAACCTGTGCGTAGGTGCGGGCGAATGGCTGGCAATCACCGGGCCTTCTGGGGCAGGGAAATCTACCCTGCTGAAAATTCTCGGCTGCCTCGACCGTCCCAGCGAAGGTCAGTTTCTTTTCGAGGGGGTGGATACCGCCACCCTGAGCGACAACCAGCGCGCCGGTTTGCGTTCCCGTCGCATTGGGTTCGTCTTTCAATCGTTTCATCTACTGCCCTATCGCTCGGTGCTGGAAAACGTCATGCTGGCCGAAGTCTACCGCCAACAGCCGCGCGAGGGTCGCCGCGCGCGTGCGATGGCCGCGCTGGAACGCGTCGGCCTGGGGCATCGGGTCGATTTTCTGCCCCCCAAGCTCTCTGGCGGCGAGCGTCAGCGCGTGGCTATCGCACGCGCGCTGATGGGCAAACCCGGCCTGCTGCTGTGCGACGAACCCACCGGAAACCTGGATTCAAAATCCGCGGCTTCGTTACTCGATCTCTTCGACGAACTCAACCAGCAAGGCCTCACCCTGGTCGTTGTCACCCACGACGAAAACGTCGCCAACCGCGCCGCCCGCCGGGTGCACATCATTGATGGGAAACTCAACAATATGTCATTGCGAGCGCCAGCGAAGCAATCCCCTTCTTCGGATATAGGCGATTGCTCACCTGTACCTGACACTACAGGTGCAAGTGTCGGCGAAAGTGTACCGCCTCGCAATGACACAGCCCCCCGCGCCTCCGGTATCACCCTCAAAGACCTATTCAGCGAGGCAATTGCCGGGATGTTCGCCCGTCCCGGGCGCATGTTCCTCACCATTCTGGGCGTTGTAATCGGGCTGACGGCATTGGTCGCCACTTTGGGTTTATCACGCACCGCCAGCAACCGCATTATCAGCCAGTTCGATGAACTCGCCGCCACGCAGATCACCGTCAATGCCAAATCCACCGTCACGGGCGTGGACCCGCGCGCCATGCCCTGGGATGCACCCGCCCGCCTGGAGCGGCTCAATGGCGTGGTGGCTGTTGGCAATATGAGCGAAGTGGATATCGGCGACGCGCTAGTCAGCGCTTCACCGGTCAAAGACCCCCAGGCCCAAACCGCCTTCAAGATGAGCGTTATCGCGGCTTCGCCGGGGCTGTATCCGTCCGTGCGGGCCGAGATGGCCGCCGGGCGCTTCCCCGATCTGGGCCACTCGCAACGCGCCGACCGGGTGGCTCTGCTGGGACCGATTGCCGCGCAGCGTCTGGGCATCGTCGGGCTGGAGCAATTGCCCGCTATCGCTATTGGCGATCATATTTATCTGGTCGTAGGGATTTTGCAGGATGTCGCCCGTCAGCCAGATTTGCTCGGCGCGGTGATTTTGCCCGAAGGCACGGCTCAGCGTGATTTTGGTCTGGCCGGGCCGGGGATGGTGGTCATCGAAACGCGCATTGGCGCGGCCTCGCTGATTGCGCGTCAGATTCCCCTGGCCTTGCGCCCGGATAATACCACCGTCCTGAAGGTCGAGTATCCCCCCGAACCCGCGCGCGTGCGCGACTCCGTGCAAAACGACCTGAACGTGATGTTCCTGCTGCTCGGCGGCCTATCGCTCATCGTTGGGGCAATCGGCATCGGCAACATCACCCTTGTATCCGTGATCGAGCGCACCGGCGAGATCGGCCTGCGGCGCGCTATCGGTGCCACGCGCACCCATATCGCGGCGCAATTCCTTGTAGAAACTTCGGCGATGGGCATTGTCGGCGGACTGCTGGGAGCCAGCCTGGGCGTGTTCATCGTGGTTGGCGTTTCCGCCATTCAGGTGTGGACGCCGGTATTAGACCCATCCGCTCCCTTTGCTACCCCCATCATCGGCGCACTGATCGGCCTGCTCTCCGGGGCGTACCCGGCCCTGCGCGCCGCCAACCTGGAGCCCGCAGAAGCGTTTCGGAATTAG
- a CDS encoding Crp/Fnr family transcriptional regulator, whose product MLTISEKVEFLNGVSAFNELLPEQFQSLANICEEKFYNAGERIFSQGEADGALFIVVSGKVLLERETDDANKSVSMNTVGTRGYFGEISLFYDAPWSVSATAMQSTKVLKLINDDFAVFVTGQPRLLVKMNTVLSQRLVEAHDKISEITRNRKPRELQKLYDGLNF is encoded by the coding sequence ATGTTAACGATTTCCGAAAAGGTGGAATTTTTGAACGGTGTTTCGGCGTTCAATGAATTATTGCCAGAGCAATTTCAAAGTCTTGCGAATATCTGCGAAGAAAAATTCTATAATGCTGGCGAACGTATTTTTAGTCAGGGAGAAGCAGATGGCGCCTTATTTATCGTTGTCTCTGGAAAAGTACTCCTTGAACGAGAAACTGATGATGCCAACAAGTCGGTTTCGATGAATACGGTTGGGACTAGGGGCTATTTTGGTGAAATTTCCCTGTTTTACGATGCCCCCTGGTCTGTTTCTGCTACCGCGATGCAGTCAACAAAAGTACTCAAACTCATCAATGATGATTTTGCTGTTTTCGTCACGGGGCAACCCCGGTTACTCGTGAAAATGAACACTGTTCTCAGCCAGCGGCTGGTTGAAGCCCACGATAAAATTTCAGAAATAACCCGGAACAGAAAGCCTCGTGAACTGCAAAAGCTGTACGACGGGCTGAATTTCTAA
- a CDS encoding HAMP domain-containing protein: MKILKLSKLPIRLRLTLWYVLLMAISFAAFGVVLYARFQHSLVNTIDASLQNVAAQTLATFEVEEDLLESGKLLLERTDPPGDDFAIRLISAENEVWDVYGAEAVVWTALNEGFTTEQGWRVFSQPIIDVGSTPVGWIQTAQSLKNASDTLEDFRSQLYWGIPLMLLLAGVGGYFLADRALHPIDEITRTAHTIEAGDLSQRIAYAGPPDEVGRLAHTFDQMLERLQAAFTRERRFTGDAAHELRTPLTALKGQIEVTLGKERQPKEYQRTLVGLAEQVDRLIRLSNALLFLSRSDQESVSWEPYSLNLGDLLRVISEQIEPLAQEKNLRFERDIPAILPTFGDTDHLIRLFLNLLDNAVKYTPHGGQIILRAYPSQAGVQVTIHNSGPGIPAEHLPHLFERFYRVESDRSSQSGGTGLGLAIAQEIVRRHGGEINVSSEPQQGVIVVVYLPQS; encoded by the coding sequence ATGAAAATCCTTAAGCTCTCCAAACTACCCATCCGCCTGCGTCTCACGCTCTGGTACGTGCTGCTGATGGCAATTTCTTTTGCTGCCTTCGGCGTAGTTTTATACGCCCGTTTTCAGCATAGTTTGGTTAACACCATCGATGCCTCACTCCAGAATGTTGCCGCGCAAACGCTCGCCACATTCGAAGTGGAGGAAGACCTGCTTGAAAGTGGAAAGCTGCTGCTGGAGCGCACAGACCCGCCGGGAGATGATTTTGCTATCCGGTTGATCTCCGCTGAAAATGAAGTTTGGGATGTGTACGGCGCCGAAGCGGTGGTGTGGACAGCCCTGAACGAGGGTTTTACTACCGAACAGGGCTGGCGCGTGTTCTCCCAGCCCATTATCGATGTGGGCAGCACACCGGTAGGCTGGATTCAGACCGCGCAATCACTGAAAAATGCCAGCGATACGCTGGAAGATTTCCGCAGCCAATTGTACTGGGGAATTCCGCTGATGCTGTTGCTAGCCGGAGTAGGCGGCTATTTTCTGGCCGACCGTGCCTTACACCCCATCGACGAGATCACGCGCACGGCGCACACTATCGAGGCTGGTGATCTCTCACAACGCATCGCCTACGCTGGCCCGCCCGACGAAGTGGGCCGCCTGGCACATACTTTCGATCAGATGCTAGAACGCTTGCAAGCCGCCTTTACCCGCGAGCGGCGTTTTACCGGCGATGCCGCCCACGAGCTGCGCACGCCCCTGACGGCGCTCAAAGGCCAAATTGAGGTCACGCTCGGCAAAGAACGCCAGCCGAAAGAATACCAACGCACGTTGGTCGGACTGGCCGAACAGGTGGATCGCTTGATCCGTTTGAGCAATGCACTGCTCTTTCTCTCGCGCTCGGACCAGGAGAGCGTTTCATGGGAACCCTATTCGCTCAACCTGGGCGATTTGTTACGCGTCATCAGCGAACAAATTGAACCCCTGGCGCAGGAAAAAAATCTACGATTCGAGCGCGATATCCCGGCAATACTGCCGACTTTTGGCGATACCGATCATCTTATTCGTTTGTTTTTAAATTTGCTCGATAATGCGGTTAAATACACCCCCCATGGAGGGCAGATCATACTGCGGGCATACCCGAGTCAAGCCGGGGTACAGGTCACGATTCACAACTCCGGGCCGGGCATCCCCGCCGAGCATCTACCCCACCTATTTGAGCGCTTCTACCGCGTCGAGTCCGACCGATCCAGCCAAAGCGGGGGAACGGGGCTGGGGCTGGCGATTGCCCAAGAAATTGTGCGTCGGCATGGGGGTGAAATCAACGTAAGCAGTGAGCCTCAGCAGGGGGTGATCGTGGTGGTGTATCTCCCTCAATCGTAA
- a CDS encoding response regulator transcription factor: MKILVVEDEAGVAQFIEQGLRESGYAVDVARDGMEGRDYALAIQYDAIVLDIMLPRMNGLEVLHEIRDQRVKTPVLLLTARDGVDDRVRGLDTGADDYLVKPFAFSELLARLRALLRRPPLQADTVLRAADLEMDLAKREVHRADQPIELSPREFSLLELLLRHPNQALSRTQIIERVWNFDFYSDTNVVDVYIGYLRRKIDEPFAPPLIQTVRGVGYKLNASP, encoded by the coding sequence ATGAAAATTCTTGTTGTGGAAGATGAAGCGGGTGTGGCCCAATTTATTGAGCAGGGGCTGCGCGAATCGGGCTATGCCGTGGATGTGGCGCGCGACGGCATGGAAGGTCGTGACTATGCCCTGGCGATTCAATACGATGCGATTGTGCTCGATATTATGCTGCCCCGTATGAATGGGCTGGAAGTATTGCACGAAATCCGTGATCAACGCGTCAAAACTCCGGTGCTGCTGCTCACCGCCCGCGATGGCGTAGACGACCGCGTGCGCGGCCTCGACACTGGGGCTGATGATTATCTGGTCAAACCCTTTGCGTTTTCAGAATTGCTGGCGCGCCTGCGCGCCCTGCTGCGTCGCCCGCCCTTACAGGCAGATACTGTCTTGCGCGCTGCCGATCTCGAAATGGACCTCGCCAAACGCGAAGTACACCGCGCCGATCAACCCATTGAACTCAGCCCGCGCGAGTTTTCACTGCTCGAATTGCTCCTACGGCATCCCAACCAGGCGCTCTCCCGCACACAGATCATCGAGCGCGTCTGGAATTTCGATTTCTACAGCGATACTAATGTTGTGGATGTCTACATCGGCTATCTGCGCCGCAAAATTGACGAACCCTTCGCCCCCCCGCTGATTCAAACTGTGCGCGGGGTAGGCTATAAATTGAACGCAAGCCCCTGA
- a CDS encoding EamA family transporter — MSITAAVLIILSAFMHALWNFISKRRNPSLAFFFVNAVMVSIVVSPVLVFHRQTLLILPLSFWGGVLATGLAQMVYFMGLAGAYRNGDISLAYPLARSLPVLMVAGLSLMLGHRTEIGNLGLVGMLFITVGCIMLPFPRFQRMRWREYLSVVYIMAFVAAIGTTSYTLIDDYGLAQLRAWLLPQQSVQSITLLYMALQISSTTLMMGIGTLLSPSERRQLRQILKPPRQIVLGLATGLTIMATYGLVLAAMSYVNNVSYVAAFRQLSIPIGAVLGLTIQGEPRYTPKLLGIGIVSLGLILVGVG, encoded by the coding sequence ATGAGCATTACCGCCGCGGTTCTAATTATTCTCTCTGCCTTTATGCACGCGCTGTGGAACTTTATCAGCAAACGGCGCAATCCATCGTTGGCGTTTTTCTTTGTGAACGCGGTGATGGTTTCAATTGTGGTGTCGCCTGTGTTGGTGTTTCATCGCCAAACGCTGTTAATCCTACCCTTGTCGTTTTGGGGAGGGGTGCTGGCAACCGGGCTGGCGCAAATGGTCTATTTTATGGGATTGGCAGGAGCCTACCGCAACGGCGATATCTCGCTGGCCTATCCGCTGGCGCGCTCACTGCCGGTGTTGATGGTGGCGGGACTCAGCCTGATGCTGGGACACAGAACCGAGATTGGGAATCTGGGTCTGGTGGGCATGCTGTTCATCACGGTGGGTTGCATTATGCTGCCTTTTCCCCGCTTCCAGCGAATGCGCTGGCGCGAATATTTGAGCGTCGTCTATATCATGGCTTTCGTGGCAGCAATTGGCACAACAAGCTACACCCTGATTGACGATTATGGCCTGGCGCAGTTGCGCGCGTGGCTGTTGCCTCAACAATCTGTGCAATCGATTACATTGCTATATATGGCCCTGCAAATTAGCAGCACAACGTTGATGATGGGGATCGGGACGCTGCTTTCCCCGTCAGAGCGTCGTCAGTTACGGCAGATTTTGAAACCCCCCAGGCAAATCGTTTTGGGATTGGCTACGGGGCTGACGATTATGGCAACCTACGGGTTGGTGCTGGCCGCGATGTCGTATGTGAACAATGTCAGTTATGTAGCCGCATTCCGGCAGTTGAGCATTCCCATTGGGGCAGTTCTCGGCCTGACCATACAGGGCGAGCCGCGTTATACACCCAAATTATTAGGCATCGGGATTGTGTCGCTGGGGTTGATTCTCGTTGGGGTTGGTTGA
- a CDS encoding penicillin acylase family protein translates to MLKKIGKILLIILAVLVVLVTAIAIIGPSWTRNKAEESFPIINGELTVDGLEAPVDIYRDNAGIPHIYASSEHDLFFAQGYVHAQDRFWQMDFWRHQGTGTLSEMMGESTLDTDKFLRSLGWGRIAEVEYANMPAEKQAILQDYAAGVNAYLADHKGTALSLEYAFLPIINADYEPDPWEPIHTLTWAKAMAWELGRSKLNGEIDYAKLLKDLSQEQIDFIFPDYPEDHPYIVPNPHITGASAATAPANTDIIAALFPALQQAGERVSLLGTGDSSAIGSNNWVIAGELTDTRMPLLANDMHLGVQMPSIWYLNGLHCAPVSDDCALDAVGFSFAGTPAIVVGHNAHHAWGFTNVGPDVADLYIEKINPENPNQYEFQGEWVDMELVTETINVAGGDPVEFTVQITRHGPIITDTYGLEEFHNETGVELPENYALSLRWAALDATCVMCALVDFSYAENWGEFRAAAAQFAAPAQNIVYADIEGNIGYQTPGNIPIRAEGHSGLHPVPGWTGDYEWGEYIAFEDLPFAYNPPEGYIATANNAVAGPEYPYLIANKFEYGFRAQRIVELIEGAPGPIDAAYIEEIHADTTDLLARELLPILLELPVNENIAEYHRPLLSGWDYRMDMDSAPALMYAAFWKKVMAKTYQDDLPEFYWPEGGSRWMEVTRRLLKDPTNVWWDDQTTPEVETRDDILMRAFEAAVEEVKDIAGKDPADWAWGDVHGTTFENQVMSNFPFISNAFNRGPFPTAGGNSIVNANAWSSLEEGYGITWLVSERAIMDTSDWQASTWINTTGQSGHAYHPHYIDMADPWRLVKYVPQHWERESVEADAEGHLRLTNK, encoded by the coding sequence ATGTTGAAAAAAATCGGCAAAATCCTTTTGATCATTCTCGCCGTTCTGGTGGTGCTGGTGACGGCTATTGCCATTATCGGCCCCTCATGGACGCGCAACAAAGCCGAAGAATCCTTCCCCATCATCAACGGAGAGCTGACCGTTGACGGGTTGGAGGCCCCTGTAGATATTTACCGCGATAACGCCGGAATTCCGCACATCTACGCGAGCAGCGAACACGATCTGTTTTTCGCCCAGGGCTATGTCCACGCTCAAGATCGCTTCTGGCAGATGGATTTCTGGCGTCATCAGGGAACGGGTACGCTCTCCGAGATGATGGGTGAATCCACCCTCGATACCGATAAATTCTTGCGCTCGCTGGGCTGGGGGCGCATCGCCGAAGTCGAATACGCCAATATGCCTGCTGAAAAACAAGCCATCTTGCAAGATTATGCCGCCGGGGTAAACGCCTATCTCGCCGATCATAAAGGTACGGCCCTGAGTCTGGAATACGCCTTTTTACCGATCATCAACGCTGATTACGAACCCGACCCCTGGGAGCCGATCCACACCCTGACATGGGCCAAAGCCATGGCCTGGGAGTTGGGTCGCAGCAAATTGAACGGCGAAATCGACTATGCCAAGCTGCTTAAAGACCTGTCGCAAGAGCAAATTGATTTTATTTTCCCCGATTATCCCGAAGACCATCCCTATATTGTCCCAAATCCACATATCACTGGCGCGTCTGCCGCAACCGCACCTGCCAATACAGATATTATCGCCGCACTCTTCCCGGCCCTGCAACAGGCTGGTGAGCGAGTGTCGCTGCTTGGTACTGGCGATTCCAGTGCGATTGGTTCAAATAACTGGGTTATCGCTGGTGAACTCACCGATACCAGAATGCCCCTGCTCGCCAACGATATGCATCTGGGCGTGCAAATGCCTTCGATCTGGTATCTCAACGGGCTGCATTGCGCCCCGGTCAGCGACGATTGCGCCCTTGACGCGGTCGGCTTCTCATTCGCCGGGACTCCGGCCATCGTTGTTGGACACAATGCTCATCACGCCTGGGGCTTCACCAATGTTGGCCCGGATGTTGCCGATCTCTATATCGAGAAGATCAACCCCGAAAACCCGAACCAATATGAATTCCAGGGCGAATGGGTCGATATGGAACTGGTCACCGAGACGATCAACGTCGCCGGGGGCGATCCGGTTGAATTCACCGTGCAAATTACCCGCCACGGCCCGATCATCACCGACACCTACGGCCTGGAAGAATTTCACAACGAAACCGGCGTAGAATTGCCCGAAAACTACGCCCTTTCGCTGCGCTGGGCAGCGCTGGATGCAACCTGCGTGATGTGCGCACTGGTCGATTTCAGCTATGCCGAAAACTGGGGCGAATTCCGTGCCGCGGCCGCTCAATTTGCTGCCCCGGCGCAAAATATCGTCTACGCTGATATTGAAGGTAATATCGGCTACCAGACGCCGGGCAATATTCCCATCCGTGCCGAAGGCCACAGCGGCCTGCACCCCGTACCCGGCTGGACGGGTGATTATGAGTGGGGCGAATATATCGCCTTTGAAGATTTGCCCTTTGCATACAATCCGCCTGAGGGGTATATCGCCACCGCCAATAATGCCGTTGCCGGGCCGGAGTATCCCTATTTAATTGCCAATAAATTCGAGTACGGTTTCCGGGCGCAGCGTATTGTTGAACTGATCGAGGGCGCACCCGGCCCGATTGACGCAGCTTATATCGAAGAAATTCACGCCGACACCACCGATTTACTGGCCCGTGAGTTGTTGCCGATTTTATTAGAACTGCCAGTCAATGAAAATATTGCCGAGTATCACAGACCACTACTTTCCGGTTGGGACTACCGCATGGATATGGATTCTGCTCCCGCACTGATGTACGCCGCATTTTGGAAAAAGGTCATGGCGAAAACCTACCAGGATGACCTGCCCGAATTTTACTGGCCCGAAGGCGGTTCTCGCTGGATGGAAGTCACCCGTCGCCTGTTGAAAGACCCCACCAACGTCTGGTGGGACGACCAAACTACCCCCGAAGTGGAAACGCGTGACGATATTCTGATGCGCGCCTTCGAAGCTGCCGTAGAAGAAGTCAAAGACATCGCCGGAAAAGACCCCGCCGACTGGGCTTGGGGTGACGTACACGGCACAACTTTCGAAAATCAGGTTATGAGCAACTTCCCCTTCATCAGCAATGCCTTCAACCGCGGCCCTTTCCCCACAGCGGGCGGCAACTCCATCGTCAACGCCAACGCCTGGTCTTCACTCGAAGAAGGCTATGGCATTACCTGGCTGGTTTCCGAACGCGCCATCATGGATACCTCCGATTGGCAGGCCTCCACCTGGATCAACACCACCGGGCAATCGGGCCACGCTTATCACCCCCACTATATCGACATGGCCGACCCCTGGCGGCTGGTTAAGTATGTTCCGCAGCACTGGGAACGTGAGTCCGTTGAAGCGGACGCGGAAGGGCATTTGCGATTGACTAATAAATGA